The genome window CAAGGGCGTCGCGCCCGGCGCCGCCCTGCTCAACGGCAAGGTGCTGAGCGACGAGGGCTACGGCGACGACTCCGGGATCATCGCGGGCATGGACTGGGCCGCCGAGCGGGGCGCCGACATCGTCAACCTCAGCCTGGGCGGCGGCGACACCCCCGAGGTCGACCCGATGGAGGCGCAGATCAACAAGCTCTCCGCCGAGAAGGGCATCCTCTTCGCCGTCGCCGCCGGAAACGACGGCGACTGGGGCGAGCGGACGGTCGGCTCGCCGGGCAGCGCCGCCGCCGCGCTCACGGTCGGCGCGGTCGACGACAAGGACAGGCTCGCCTCGTTCTCCAGCCGGGGCCCCGGTATGGACGGTCAGATCAAGCCCGATGTGACCGCGCCCGGTGTCGCCATCACCGCCGCCGCGGCCCCGGGCAGCGTCATCGAGCGGGAGGTCGGGCAGAGGCCCGAGGGCTATCTGACGATCTCCGGTACGTCGATGGCGACCCCGCATGTCGCGGGCGCCGCCGCCCTCCTCAAGCAGCGGCACCCGAAGTGGACGTACGCCGAACTGAAGGCCGCCCTCGTCGCATCCGCCAAGGGCGGGCCGTACACACCGTTCCAGCAAGGGTCGGGCCGTATCCGCGTGGACCGGGCGATCAAGCAGACCGTCGTCGCCGACCCCGTCTCGGTCGACTTCGGCGTCCAGGAGTGGCCGCACACCGACGACAAGCCGGTGACCAGGAAACTCACCTACCGCAACCTCGGCACCAAGGCCGTCACCCTCGAACTCTCCGTGACCGGCACCGCCCCGAACGGCAAGCCCGCCCCGCCCGGTTTCTTCAAGCTCGGCGGCAAGAAGATCACCGTCAAGGGAGGCCGCAAGGTCACCGTCGACCTGGTGGCGAACACCAGGCTCGGCGGGAAACTCGACGGCCACTACACCGCGTACGTCACCGCCACCGGTGGCGGCCGGAGCGTCCGTACGGCGGCGGCCGTGGAGCGCGAGGTGGAGTCGTACGACGTCACGCTGAAGGCGGTCGACCGGGACGGACGGCCGGCCGCGCACCACATGCTCGACCTGACCGGGATCTCCGGGCTCGCGGAGGGCACCTGGTTCACGCCGTACGACGAGGACGGCACGGTCGACCTGCGGGTGCCCGCGGGGACGTACGTCTTCAACGCCGGGATCGTCGGGGACCCCAAGGACTACGGCAAGGGCGCGGCCTGGCTCGCCCGGCCCGAGCTGACCGTCGACAGAAGGACCAGGCTCACGCTGGACGCCCGCAAGGCGGAACCGGTGGACATCACCGTGCCCGGCACCGCCGCCGAACCGGCCTTCGCGGCACCGGACTTCACCCTGCGGGCGGGCGGCAACCGGTACACCTTCGGCTGGTTCCTCGACACCTACGAAGGGTTCCGTACGGCGCATCTCGGCCCCAAGGTCACCGGCGGCCGGCTCAGCCAGGGCTGGGCGGGACAGTGGACCGAGGGGGACGGCGCGCAGTACGCCGTCGCCGCCGGGAGCGAGGTCGACAGGCTCGCGACCGGCTTCACCAAGCGCTGGAAGCAGGGCGAACTGGCCACGGTCAAGGCCGGACTAGGCTCCTCCGCCGCGGGCAGGAAGGGCACCGTCACCCCCTGGGCCACGCTCCCCGACAGCTCCGGCTCACCCGCCCTGGGCGTCCCGCGCCCGCTGCCCGGCACCCGCACGCTGTATCTGTCCGCCGTCGGCGGGGTGAAGTGGACGGTCGACTTCGAGCAGTACGGCCCGGAGGACGAGCAGGGCTTCCCGGTCCTGGAGGCGTACTACACGACCGGCGACAGCCGCACCCTCAAAGCGGGCCGGACATACGCACAGACCTTCAACGTCGGTGTCTTCGGCCCCCGGATCGCCGGTCTCCACGGCATCCGCCGCGACGGGGACCAGCTCTACGGGCTGCTGCCGATGTTCGCCGACGGCCGGGGGCACGCCGGGTCGTCCCTCTACGAGAAGGTCACGACGACCCTGTACCGGAACGGCGAGAAGTTCGCCTCCGGCGAGGACGCGCTGGACGGGTCGGGCCAGTTCAAAGTCCCGGCGGACCTCGCCGCCTACCGGCTGACGACCTCCCTCTCCCGCTCCGCCGCCCTGGCCACGGCCTCGTCCCGGATCGACGCGAGCTGGACCTTCACGTCGAAGCGGACGAAGGCCGACACGGCACTCCCGGTCTCCACGGTCCGCTTCGGCGCCCCGTTCCTGGGCCTCGACAGCACGGCCCCGGCCGGTTCGCAGGGCACGATCCGCGTCACCGTGCAGGGCGCGGCGGCCGGGAAGAACCTCAAGTCGCTGGCCGTGTACGTCTCCGGCGACGGCGAGAAGTGGACCGAGGTCCCCCTGAAGAAGGGCAGGTTCACCCACCGCACCCCGGCGCCCGGGAAGAGCGTGTCCCTGCGCGCCGAGGTGACCGACAAGAAGGGGAACAAGTCGACGCTGACCCTCCACGACGCGTATTCCGGCAGCTGACGGACGCGGGCGCGGTCCAGGGCTGGTCTAGGGCGTGTTTCGGAAGTCCCCTCTGCTCCGCGGCGCCCGGCACGTACTCTCGCCGCACCGGACGCCGCGGAGCCGCCCTCCGGGCGACGAAGGGACTTCCGAAACACGCTCTAGGGCCTCGCCGTCGTCGCCCGGGTCGCGTCCGTGCCCCAGCTGGCGAGGAGGCGGAGGGCGTCGGCGGAGGGGGAGCCCGGTTCGGCGTGGTAGGTGATCAGGCTCTGCTCGTGGTCGTCGGGGAGGTGGAACGTCTCGAAGGAGAGGGTGAGTTCGCCGACCAGGGGGTGGCGCATGCGCTTCACCCCGTGGCCCTTCTCCTTCACATCATGGGTCGCCCACAGCCGCCGGAACTCCTCGCTCTTCACCGACAACTCGCCCACCAGCGCCGACAGCAGCGGATCGTCCGGATGGCAGCCCGCGTCCATCCGCAGATAGCTGACGATGTCGGCCGCCTTCTGGTCCCACTCGACGTACCGATCCCGGTAGTCGGGCCGCAGGAACACCATCCGCGCCCAGTTCCGCTCCTGCGCCGGCAGCTCCGACCAGTCCCCGAACACCGCCGCCGCCATCCGGTTCCAGACGAGGATGTCCGAGCGTCGGCCGGTGACGTACGCGGGGATGCCGTCCAGGGTGTCGATCAGCTGCCGCAGGGCGCCCCGCACCTGCTGCGGACGGGCCGACCGCTTCTTCTTGTGCGCCTTCGGCTTCGCGAGATGCGTGAGATGGGCGTGCTCCGCGTCGGTCAGCTGGAGGGCGCGCGCGATGGCGTCGAGCACCTCCGCCGACACATTGCGCCCGTTGCCCTGCTCCAGGCGCGTGTAGTACGCCACGGACACCCCGGCGAGCTGTGCCAGCTCCTCCCGGCGCAGCCCGGGAACCCGCCGGTGCCGGCCGAACGCCGACAGCCCCACGTCCTCCGGCTGCAGCCGGGCCCGCCGGGTGCGCAGGAACTCGCTCAGCTCGGCACGCCGGTCCAGCGCACCGGCGGTCCCACCGGGCGCCGCACCGTCCTGGGGTTCCTGTACGGCTTCGGGCTGTTCGTCCATACGTCAAGTATTCATGGTCGTACGACTGTGTACGCCGCTGATCCTGACCCCGCCAGTGGTAGGACCGGCGGACGTACGCAAAGCCGTGGCCTGGGTGAGCGCCGGGATCTCGGGCAGGCTGGTCCTCGCAACCGGTCGGAAGGCAGACCGGATGCGGGACGACGATCAGGAGAACCCCGGCATGACCACCACTGTTGCCGCCTACGCGGCGCCCGCCGCCAAGGCTCCGCTGGAGCGCACCACGATCGAGCGCCGCGAGGTCGGTGAGCACGACGTTCTGATCGACATCAAGTACGCCGGAATCTGTCACTCGGACATCCACCAGGCCCGTGAGGGCTGGGGCGAGGCGATCTTCCCGATGGTCCCCGGCCATGAGATCGCCGGTGTCGTCGAGGCCGTCGGCTCCGGTGTCACCAAGTTCGCCGTCGGCGACAAGGTCGGCGTCGGCTGCATGGTCGACTCCTGCCGCGAGTGCGAGAACTGCCGGGCGGGCCTGGAGCAGTACTGCCTGAAGGGCAGCGTCGGCACGTACAACGCCGTCGGCAAGGACGGCGAGCCCACCTACGGCGGCTACGCGGAGAAGATCGTCGTCGACGAGGCCTTCACCGTACGCATCCCCGACGGCATCGCCCTCGACGAGGCCGCGCCCCTGCTGTGCGCCGGCATCACCACGTACTCCCCGCTCAGGCACTGGAACGCCGGCCCCGGCAAGAAGGTCGCCGTCGTCGGTCTCGGCGGCCTCGGCCACATGGGCGTCAAGCTCGCGAACGCGCTGGGCGCCGAGGTGACCGTCCTGTCGCAGTCCCTCCGCAAGAAGGACGACGGTCTGAAGCTGGGCGCGACGCACTACTACGCCACGAGCGACGAGGCGACGTTCAAGGAGCTGGCGGGCACGTTCGACCTCATCCTGTCGACGGTCTCGGCTCCGCTGAACCTCGACGCGTACCTGTCGTTGCTGAAGACCGACGGTGCCTTCGTGAACGTCGGCGCGCCCGAGGAGCCCGTCGCGCTCAACCTCTTCTCCGTCATCGCCGGCCGCAAGACCCTGGCGGGGTCCGGCATCGGTGGCATCCAGGAGACCCAGGAGATGCTCGACTTCTGCGCCGAGCACGGCCTCGGCGCCGAGATCGAACTCATCCGCGCGGACCAGATCAACGAGGCGTACGAGCGGGTGCTGTCGAGCGACGTCCGCTACCGGTTCGTGATCGACACGTCGACGATCTGAGCGAGCGGACACCCACTGCTGGGTGAGCCAAGGACGCCGACTCCGGCTCCGGCCGGTCAGTCGGCGTCGGAACCGGTTCCGCGACGCTCGACAGCGTACATGTTGCAGTTGGGGTACCTCGGGCAGTGTTTGAGCTGAACGTCCTTGTCGTGGAAGTTCGTGTAACGCCTCGCCATTCCCCCTGATGCCTTGGGGGCGGATTTGAAGGGTGTGAACGTCTTGTTGCACCTGCACGGCTTCGACGACCCCTCGTCGAAATGGTCGTACTTCGTGCTGTCGCCGACCTTTCGGTGATACACGATCTCCCCCGGTTGCAGTTCGCGCTTTTCGTGCGGCGAATGGATATCCATGTCAAGGGCGATAGGGATCAATGTCTGCCGCGTATGCGTCAGCAGGTTCGAGAAGGATGAACCCGGGGTGCCCACGATCAATTCCGTGACCTCGTCACTCTTTTCGTGCGCAACCTTCTGGGACGACTGCCAGCCACGCAGCCGTATCTTCGTATCGATCGTGTCGCGAAGTTGAGGGCCTCGCGCGCGCAGCTGGGTGGTACGCGTGATGAATTGGGCGCGCATCCCGAGCACCGAGGCGACCGTGCGAATCTGGGACTGCCAGTCAGCCGGCACGTCGATGTATCCGGAAACCGAGGGATCGCCGAGCCACAGGAGATTCTTCGGCTTGGAGAGTTCGGGCAGGGTGATCTCGCGGACGTTGAACTCCTTCCACCACATCTCCAGGTACTCCGTCACGTCACAGGCATCCTCGGCGATGTCCACGGGGAGCGATTCCGTGTGTACTTCCACGACCTCCGGCGGTTTGCTCGCGGAAGTGGCGACCCGCAGCGAGACGAAATATGTGTCTGTGCCGTCTTTTCCTCTGACGAGAGATGCCTGCAAGAACTCGTGGAGGTTGTCTTCGCGCCTACGCATCAGTGCCACGCCCGGTGAGTTGACGACTTCCCGCGCGCAGACGAGCGCCGTTCCGGTGGAGAGGCCTCCTTGCCGGAGCTGGCTGAGCACATCGTTGAGGAACCCTGAGCCACTCCTGCGTTCAAGGTGTTGGCGCAGGAGGGAGTACCCGCGTCTCTCGCCGAGGATGAGATCGGCTGGATCGCCGGTCAACTCCTCGTAGGCACCTTCCCGCTGAATCAGCAGCGCGAGGTTACATGCGGCCCTGCCGCTTTTCGCAGCCATGTCCGGATGCCGTATGAGATTAGAGGTCGCCGAGCAGGTGTTCGGCCCGGATGGGAATGTCTGCCAGCTCCGCGTACGACATACGGTCGATCGCGCGGTGGACGATCTCGCGCAGCCTTTCGAGATCGCTCCCGCCCGCCGCGCGTGCGTCCCGGGTTTCGGACGTCGACGCGGGCCTGACGTTCTTGTTCGCAGCCCTGTACGTCGGAGAACTCGACGATGCCGACGACCGCTCAGGTGGCAGAGGGGTGGTGAGATCGTGCCAGGCGACGGCGTGCTGATCCGCCCAGGCGCGCACATGGGCGCCCACCTTGTTCTGCAGTTCGGCACGCCACTCGAGGGCGAGCCCTCGTGAGTCCAGCACATGCCGGAAGGAGCGCAGCGGCGCGTCCGGTGCCAGCGCGGCGAGCAAGGCGGCACGGTCGGCGGGTGGCTGCCTGAGCGCCCATGCGCGCATCCATTCCTTCTGTGCCTCCGGGGTCACCGGCTCGATCGCGCGAAAGCGATCCGGTTGGGAGACCCAGGTGGGCTCGTCGTGTTCGTCCACCGGGTAGACGAACGCCCGGGACGTCCGGGAGTCCCAGAGCCGCCGGTGTCCGTCATGCCATTCGACGAACGCGGCCCACACATCGGACTTGAAGCGGCTGCGCGCCAGGGAGGTGTTCGAATCGTCGCGCTTGTGACCCTGTTCCAGCTTCGCGGTGGTCACCGCAAGGTTCTCGTCCGGCAGCAGGATGCCTGTGTGATTGGTCGCCAGCCGCTCCGTCCGTACGTGGCCGGCTTCGGCGGCGGCCTCGACGAACTCGCGCCACGTTCCGAAGCCGTAGTCCTGCTCGTTCTTGCCTTGCGTCGCCTGGACGAACGCCGGCTTCACGCCGGCGCTGGTGGTGACACGCCCGGCGGACCGCCATTCCCGTACGACGTCGACCAGCGTCGCGAAGGCGGATTCTCTCTGCTTCGACAGCTCAGGTTCGGTCATGACATGTGCCCCTCTAAAGTGAGATAGCCCCATCGGGGGCTATCGAGAAGAAAACATGTCGTTGCCGCGCCTTGGCAGTGGCTCGCGTGACCTCTGCGGAAATCCGCACCGGTCAGACCCCGTAGGGGGACTTCACCTGCCAGCACCACGACGGTTGCGTTGCTGCGGCTGTGTCCCGAGGTTGCCGTTTGATCATTTAGACGGGCTAGATGATCCAACGTCAATTAAGTTCTTCGCAGGGAGCGACCCCGCTGACCGTCATTGTAACGCAGCTGGCCAGCAACGTCACTCGGTCTGATGGCAGAGCCGTCGTCCGGCACGTTCCTCAGCCCTCGGCCTTCGCCACGCCGATCGGGCAGGACAGGCCCGTGCCGCCGATGCCGCAGTAGCCCGCCGGGTTCTTGTCCAGGTACTGCTGGTGGTAGGGCTCGGCCGGGTAGAAGGTGCGGCCCTCCGCCGGGAGGATCTCGGTGGTGATGTCGCCGTGGCCGGCGGCGGTCAGGACCTGCTGGTAGGCCTCGCGGGAGGCTTCGGCGGCCTTGGCCTGGGCCGGGGTGTGGGTGTAGACGGCGGAGCGGTACTGAGTGCCTACGTCATTGCCCTGCCGGTAGCCCTGCGTGGGGTTGTGGGCCTCCCAGAAGACCTGGAGGAGACGCTCGTAGGAGATCAGGGCGGGGTCGTAGACCACGCGGACCGCCTCCGTGTGGCCGGTGAGGCCGGAGCAGACCTCCTCGTAGGTGGGGTTCTCCGTGTAGCCGCCCTGGTAGCCGACGAGGGTCGTCCACACACCGGCCGGGAGCTGCCAGAACTTCCGCTCGGCGCCCCAGAAGCAGCCGAGGCCGAAGTCGGCCGTCTCGTACCCCTCCGGGTAGGGGCCGAGGAGCGGGGTGCCGAGGACGGTGTGCCGGTCCGGGACGGTGAACGGCAGCTCGGCGCGGCCACGCAGAGCCTGCTCGGGGGTGGGCAGCTGGGGCGTGCGGCCGAAGAGCATGGGAACTCCTCCTCCTTGGGGCTCGGAAAGAGCGGGCGGTACCTGAGGAACGTTCCGGCTACCGCCCGCATTCCGCACAGCGTTTCGCGCAGCGTCCCGGGGCGCGTTCCGTACTCGCGGCCTCGCCCGCTCAGTTTGTCGAGCGCGTCGCCGTCGCCGCGACCGCCTGTGCCGACGAGTTCCGGATGCGGCAGTAGAACGCGGCCATCGCCTCGCCGTCGCCCCGGTAGCGCCACGGCAGCGCTTCGACGTACCCGTCGACCAGCTTGAACTGTTCGAGCGCGGCCTCGTCGCGGTCCTGGAGGGAGAGGTAGTACGCGAGGAGGTGCCGGAGTTCCGGGAGACGCGGGTGGGCCGGATCGGCCGCCGCCGCGTCCGCGAG of Streptomyces phaeolivaceus contains these proteins:
- a CDS encoding S8 family peptidase; this encodes MRRHTNSARTAALVAMASAVALTTGPTSPASASAISERATGATGATGATGPTGLATRAADLRASHRLTLVTGDRVLVDADGRVRGLERAKGRENVPVRLRQVDGHTYVLPADAARLISTGRVDKRLFDVTVLNRTATRTSQRQGLKLIVGYTGTAADARADVRDAGDTEVRRTLKTLNAEAVLTPGEDAAALWKAVTDTDGTTATGIAHLWLDGVRKVSLDRSVAQIGAPKAWKAGYDGKGVTIAVLDTGVDATHPDLKGRVTAAKNFSASPDTTDRYGHGTHVASIAAGTGARSKGRFKGVAPGAALLNGKVLSDEGYGDDSGIIAGMDWAAERGADIVNLSLGGGDTPEVDPMEAQINKLSAEKGILFAVAAGNDGDWGERTVGSPGSAAAALTVGAVDDKDRLASFSSRGPGMDGQIKPDVTAPGVAITAAAAPGSVIEREVGQRPEGYLTISGTSMATPHVAGAAALLKQRHPKWTYAELKAALVASAKGGPYTPFQQGSGRIRVDRAIKQTVVADPVSVDFGVQEWPHTDDKPVTRKLTYRNLGTKAVTLELSVTGTAPNGKPAPPGFFKLGGKKITVKGGRKVTVDLVANTRLGGKLDGHYTAYVTATGGGRSVRTAAAVEREVESYDVTLKAVDRDGRPAAHHMLDLTGISGLAEGTWFTPYDEDGTVDLRVPAGTYVFNAGIVGDPKDYGKGAAWLARPELTVDRRTRLTLDARKAEPVDITVPGTAAEPAFAAPDFTLRAGGNRYTFGWFLDTYEGFRTAHLGPKVTGGRLSQGWAGQWTEGDGAQYAVAAGSEVDRLATGFTKRWKQGELATVKAGLGSSAAGRKGTVTPWATLPDSSGSPALGVPRPLPGTRTLYLSAVGGVKWTVDFEQYGPEDEQGFPVLEAYYTTGDSRTLKAGRTYAQTFNVGVFGPRIAGLHGIRRDGDQLYGLLPMFADGRGHAGSSLYEKVTTTLYRNGEKFASGEDALDGSGQFKVPADLAAYRLTTSLSRSAALATASSRIDASWTFTSKRTKADTALPVSTVRFGAPFLGLDSTAPAGSQGTIRVTVQGAAAGKNLKSLAVYVSGDGEKWTEVPLKKGRFTHRTPAPGKSVSLRAEVTDKKGNKSTLTLHDAYSGS
- a CDS encoding helix-turn-helix domain-containing protein, giving the protein MDEQPEAVQEPQDGAAPGGTAGALDRRAELSEFLRTRRARLQPEDVGLSAFGRHRRVPGLRREELAQLAGVSVAYYTRLEQGNGRNVSAEVLDAIARALQLTDAEHAHLTHLAKPKAHKKKRSARPQQVRGALRQLIDTLDGIPAYVTGRRSDILVWNRMAAAVFGDWSELPAQERNWARMVFLRPDYRDRYVEWDQKAADIVSYLRMDAGCHPDDPLLSALVGELSVKSEEFRRLWATHDVKEKGHGVKRMRHPLVGELTLSFETFHLPDDHEQSLITYHAEPGSPSADALRLLASWGTDATRATTARP
- a CDS encoding NAD(P)-dependent alcohol dehydrogenase; protein product: MTTTVAAYAAPAAKAPLERTTIERREVGEHDVLIDIKYAGICHSDIHQAREGWGEAIFPMVPGHEIAGVVEAVGSGVTKFAVGDKVGVGCMVDSCRECENCRAGLEQYCLKGSVGTYNAVGKDGEPTYGGYAEKIVVDEAFTVRIPDGIALDEAAPLLCAGITTYSPLRHWNAGPGKKVAVVGLGGLGHMGVKLANALGAEVTVLSQSLRKKDDGLKLGATHYYATSDEATFKELAGTFDLILSTVSAPLNLDAYLSLLKTDGAFVNVGAPEEPVALNLFSVIAGRKTLAGSGIGGIQETQEMLDFCAEHGLGAEIELIRADQINEAYERVLSSDVRYRFVIDTSTI
- the msrA gene encoding peptide-methionine (S)-S-oxide reductase MsrA, which translates into the protein MLFGRTPQLPTPEQALRGRAELPFTVPDRHTVLGTPLLGPYPEGYETADFGLGCFWGAERKFWQLPAGVWTTLVGYQGGYTENPTYEEVCSGLTGHTEAVRVVYDPALISYERLLQVFWEAHNPTQGYRQGNDVGTQYRSAVYTHTPAQAKAAEASREAYQQVLTAAGHGDITTEILPAEGRTFYPAEPYHQQYLDKNPAGYCGIGGTGLSCPIGVAKAEG